One region of Oryza sativa Japonica Group chromosome 5, ASM3414082v1 genomic DNA includes:
- the LOC4337939 gene encoding uncharacterized protein isoform X1, giving the protein MNCIKIAMVVTLIIVPLALRGASLLGNAVAAAVVPSSSPEQQQQQQRRPRPPPGSKNGASPSSSAHGQHWKDQSRHAAFTRRRFGTGTGGGGDDGFFSDDKRFSPTGSNPLHNLR; this is encoded by the coding sequence ATGAACTGCATCAAGATTGCCATGGTGGTGACACTGATCATCGTCCCTCTCGCGCTGAGGGGAGCCTCGCTTCTCGGcaatgccgtcgccgccgccgtcgtcccgtcgtcgtcgccggagcagcagcagcagcagcagcggcggccgcggccgcctcccggTTCCAAGAAcggcgcctcgccgtcgtcgtcggctcaTGGGCAGCACTGGAAGGATCAGAGCCGCCACGCCGCCTTCACCCGACGGCGGTtcggcaccggcaccggcggcggcggcgacgatggcttCTTCAGCGACGACAAGAGGTTCTCGCCGACTGGATCAAATCCGCTGCACAACTT
- the LOC4337939 gene encoding uncharacterized protein isoform X2 has product MNCIKIAMVVTLIIVPLALRGASLLGNAVAAAVVPSSSPEQQQQQQRRPRPPPGSKNGASPSSSAHGQHWKDQSRHAAFTRRRFGTGTGGGGDDGFFSDDKRFSPTGSNPLHNL; this is encoded by the coding sequence ATGAACTGCATCAAGATTGCCATGGTGGTGACACTGATCATCGTCCCTCTCGCGCTGAGGGGAGCCTCGCTTCTCGGcaatgccgtcgccgccgccgtcgtcccgtcgtcgtcgccggagcagcagcagcagcagcagcggcggccgcggccgcctcccggTTCCAAGAAcggcgcctcgccgtcgtcgtcggctcaTGGGCAGCACTGGAAGGATCAGAGCCGCCACGCCGCCTTCACCCGACGGCGGTtcggcaccggcaccggcggcggcggcgacgatggcttCTTCAGCGACGACAAGAGGTTCTCGCCGACTGGATCAAATCCGCTGCACAACTTGTGA